One Rhododendron vialii isolate Sample 1 chromosome 2a, ASM3025357v1 genomic region harbors:
- the LOC131310123 gene encoding cyclin-T1-4-like isoform X2 — protein sequence MSRGRTYHSQGGPYLGGCRFSVNGNHSTVSSTENFSGYNSDGNWLRKDNSFHDYSRQLKEYNYPPHYVNPDAAPSLKRRKFSSSTWENSGEDYRLKAYNNGISTHDINFVLPAPSRPDANAYTSTAGKRDRSEFEVDEMIFLSRDDIERCSPSRKDGIDVLHETYLRYSYCAFLQNLGSRLDLPQTTVGTAMVLCHRFFVRRSHACHDRYLIATATLFLAAKSEETPRPLNDVLRASCEITHKQDLTFLSYLFPVGWFELYRERVIEAEQLILTTLDFELNVQHPYVPLTSILDKLGLSKSVLVNLALHLISEGLVEVWRQSFTWTHGA from the exons ATGTCCCGCGGGCGGACTTACCATTCACAAGGTGGCCCTTATCTTGGTGGTTGTAGGTTTTCTGTCAATGGAAACCATTCCACCGTCAGCTCTACTGAGAATTTTAGCGGTTATAATAGCGACGGAAACTGGTTAAGGAAAGACAACAGTTTCCATGACTACTCAAGACAGCTTAAGGAGTATAACTATCCTCCTCATTATGTTAACCCGGACGCTGCGCCGtctttgaaaaggagaaaattttcttcttccactTGGGAAAACAGTGGGGAAGACTATCGGCTGAAAGCATATAATAATGGCATTTCGACACATGACATCAATTTTGTCCTCCCTGCTCCTTCAAGGCCAGATGCCAATGCCTACACTTCTACTGCTGGTAAACGTGATCGCTCAGAGTTTGAGGTTGATGAAATGATTTTCTTATCGAGGGATGATATCGAGAGATGCTCTCCTTCGAGGAAAGATGGTATTGATGTTCTGCATGAAACGTACTTGCGGTACTCATATTGTGCCTTCCTCCAGAATCTTGGATCGCGATTGGATTT GCCGCAAACCACTGTAGGCACTGCAATGGTTTTATGCCACCGTTTTTTTGTTCGAAGGTCCCATGCTTGCCACGATAGATAT TTGATTGCCACGGCTACTCTTTTTCTGGCTGCAAAATCTGAGGAGACACCACGACCTTTGAATGATGTGTTGAGAGCTTCATGTGAAATCACCCACAAGCAGGATCTCACTTTCCTCTCCTATCTGTTCCCTGTT GGTTGGTTTGAGCTGTATCGAGAACGGGTGATTGAGGCTGAGCAATTGATATTGACAACTTTGGACTTTGAGCTTAATGTTCAGCATCCATATGTTCCTCTTACATCCATTCTTGACAAATTAGGCctttcaaaatcagttttggtCAACTTGGCACTGCATTTGATCAGTGAAGG ACTTGTTGAGGTTTGGAGGCAGTCATTTACATGGACTCATGGAGCATAA
- the LOC131310123 gene encoding cyclin-T1-4-like isoform X1, with product MSRGRTYHSQGGPYLGGCRFSVNGNHSTVSSTENFSGYNSDGNWLRKDNSFHDYSRQLKEYNYPPHYVNPDAAPSLKRRKFSSSTWENSGEDYRLKAYNNGISTHDINFVLPAPSRPDANAYTSTAGKRDRSEFEVDEMIFLSRDDIERCSPSRKDGIDVLHETYLRYSYCAFLQNLGSRLDLPQTTVGTAMVLCHRFFVRRSHACHDRYLIATATLFLAAKSEETPRPLNDVLRASCEITHKQDLTFLSYLFPVGWFELYRERVIEAEQLILTTLDFELNVQHPYVPLTSILDKLGLSKSVLVNLALHLISEGLRSSLWLQFKPHQIAAGAAYLAAKYLNMDLASCPNIWLEFQTPPFILEDVAQQLMELF from the exons ATGTCCCGCGGGCGGACTTACCATTCACAAGGTGGCCCTTATCTTGGTGGTTGTAGGTTTTCTGTCAATGGAAACCATTCCACCGTCAGCTCTACTGAGAATTTTAGCGGTTATAATAGCGACGGAAACTGGTTAAGGAAAGACAACAGTTTCCATGACTACTCAAGACAGCTTAAGGAGTATAACTATCCTCCTCATTATGTTAACCCGGACGCTGCGCCGtctttgaaaaggagaaaattttcttcttccactTGGGAAAACAGTGGGGAAGACTATCGGCTGAAAGCATATAATAATGGCATTTCGACACATGACATCAATTTTGTCCTCCCTGCTCCTTCAAGGCCAGATGCCAATGCCTACACTTCTACTGCTGGTAAACGTGATCGCTCAGAGTTTGAGGTTGATGAAATGATTTTCTTATCGAGGGATGATATCGAGAGATGCTCTCCTTCGAGGAAAGATGGTATTGATGTTCTGCATGAAACGTACTTGCGGTACTCATATTGTGCCTTCCTCCAGAATCTTGGATCGCGATTGGATTT GCCGCAAACCACTGTAGGCACTGCAATGGTTTTATGCCACCGTTTTTTTGTTCGAAGGTCCCATGCTTGCCACGATAGATAT TTGATTGCCACGGCTACTCTTTTTCTGGCTGCAAAATCTGAGGAGACACCACGACCTTTGAATGATGTGTTGAGAGCTTCATGTGAAATCACCCACAAGCAGGATCTCACTTTCCTCTCCTATCTGTTCCCTGTT GGTTGGTTTGAGCTGTATCGAGAACGGGTGATTGAGGCTGAGCAATTGATATTGACAACTTTGGACTTTGAGCTTAATGTTCAGCATCCATATGTTCCTCTTACATCCATTCTTGACAAATTAGGCctttcaaaatcagttttggtCAACTTGGCACTGCATTTGATCAGTGAAGG GCTTCGAAGCTCACTATGGCTTCAATTTAAACCGCATCAGATTGCTGCTGGAGCTGCATACCTAGCTGCAAAATATTTGAATATGGATCTTGCTTCATGCCCGAATATTTGGTTGGAGTTCCAAACACCGCCATTCATCCTTGAAG ATGTAGCGCAGCAGTTGATGGAGCTATTTTAG
- the LOC131310123 gene encoding cyclin-T1-4-like isoform X3: MSRGRTYHSQGGPYLGGCRFSVNGNHSTVSSTENFSGYNSDGNWLRKDNSFHDYSRQLKEYNYPPHYVNPDAAPSLKRRKFSSSTWENSGEDYRLKAYNNGISTHDINFVLPAPSRPDANAYTSTAGKRDRSEFEVDEMIFLSRDDIERCSPSRKDGIDVLHETYLRYSYCAFLQNLGSRLDLPQTTVGTAMVLCHRFFVRRSHACHDRYLIATATLFLAAKSEETPRPLNDVLRASCEITHKQDLTFLSYLFPVGWFELYRERVIEAEQLILTTLDFELNVQHPYVPLTSILDKLGLSKSVLVNLALHLISEGIFTD; the protein is encoded by the exons ATGTCCCGCGGGCGGACTTACCATTCACAAGGTGGCCCTTATCTTGGTGGTTGTAGGTTTTCTGTCAATGGAAACCATTCCACCGTCAGCTCTACTGAGAATTTTAGCGGTTATAATAGCGACGGAAACTGGTTAAGGAAAGACAACAGTTTCCATGACTACTCAAGACAGCTTAAGGAGTATAACTATCCTCCTCATTATGTTAACCCGGACGCTGCGCCGtctttgaaaaggagaaaattttcttcttccactTGGGAAAACAGTGGGGAAGACTATCGGCTGAAAGCATATAATAATGGCATTTCGACACATGACATCAATTTTGTCCTCCCTGCTCCTTCAAGGCCAGATGCCAATGCCTACACTTCTACTGCTGGTAAACGTGATCGCTCAGAGTTTGAGGTTGATGAAATGATTTTCTTATCGAGGGATGATATCGAGAGATGCTCTCCTTCGAGGAAAGATGGTATTGATGTTCTGCATGAAACGTACTTGCGGTACTCATATTGTGCCTTCCTCCAGAATCTTGGATCGCGATTGGATTT GCCGCAAACCACTGTAGGCACTGCAATGGTTTTATGCCACCGTTTTTTTGTTCGAAGGTCCCATGCTTGCCACGATAGATAT TTGATTGCCACGGCTACTCTTTTTCTGGCTGCAAAATCTGAGGAGACACCACGACCTTTGAATGATGTGTTGAGAGCTTCATGTGAAATCACCCACAAGCAGGATCTCACTTTCCTCTCCTATCTGTTCCCTGTT GGTTGGTTTGAGCTGTATCGAGAACGGGTGATTGAGGCTGAGCAATTGATATTGACAACTTTGGACTTTGAGCTTAATGTTCAGCATCCATATGTTCCTCTTACATCCATTCTTGACAAATTAGGCctttcaaaatcagttttggtCAACTTGGCACTGCATTTGATCAGTGAAGG GATCTTTACAGATTAG